The proteins below come from a single Biomphalaria glabrata chromosome 10, xgBioGlab47.1, whole genome shotgun sequence genomic window:
- the LOC106073493 gene encoding cleavage and polyadenylation specificity factor subunit 6-like isoform X1, which translates to MADGVDIDLYDNIEDEFSQDADFGGGGDLYDDVITASSTRSSAEPMDRSGSKTPSRSNSSSLPSSTSAATHTGKKHMLYIGNLTWWTTDQDLTDAMSSIGVSDLLEIKFYENRANGQSKGFALIIVGSEQSSRTIFDRLPRKELHGQIPQVSHFTKQALNQFEAQARKTGGGGPGDADRRDDRGPSGRDSSSNGNFRHDTLSFLDKRGPLPQGGPPSGAPGFPPRINGPPPPRQGPPPVVGPPPRGAGPLNFAQLVRACTDYLATAPPGTLPPVTGPPPGMPPLPPRPGQPVPPGNRGPPPRLEVPQVNMPPRLGIPPPHLRPPPPLDTRAPPPMRPEWERPPGPAQPPPPGTTYPPGGPLPPQPVPPPGLRPPHIAAPGLPPPTIPPVSTAPPPGHVPPPGHNPFFPPPITGPPPTATHPPPDPYGRPPPTANYQDTLYARPPPERPSRSELRKTPIRHEPPPPQLSDQEFEEIFQRNKTVSSSAINRAVQDASSGDFPSAIETLVTAISLIKQSKIAADDRCKILISSLQDTLHGIEEKSYGSRSSRRSRSRDRERDRERMEKRSRHRSRSRERDPREYRERSRERDRERERHYEDRRERERERERSERSDRGGERDRERSERERTDRERAERERSDRERADRERVERERTERERTDREREYSSRRH; encoded by the exons GATGCAGATTTTGGTGGAGGAGGAGATTTGTATGATGATGTTATCACAGCATCATCAACACGTTCAAGTGCAGAG CCGATGGACAGATCTGGAAGTAAAACACCATCTCGATCTAACAGTTCATCCCTTCCCTCATCTACATCTGCAGCCACGCATACTGGAAAAAAACATATGCTTTACATTGGAAACTTAACATGG TGGACAACTGATCAAGATCTTACAGATGCTATGAGTTCTATAGGTGTATCTGATTTGTTGGAGATTAAATTTTATGAAAATAGAGCCAATGGACAATCTAAAGG aTTTGCCTTGATTATTGTGGGTTCTGAGCAGTCTTCAAGAACTATATTTGACAGACTTCCCCGTAAAGAACTTCATGGTCAGATTCCTCAAGTCAGCCACTTCACTAAACAAGCTCTCAATCAGTTTGAAGCACAGGCTCGCAAAACTGGAGGCGGTGGACCAGGAGATGCTGATCGCAGGGATGATCGAGGACCATCAGGTCGGGACTCATCTTCTAATGGAAATTTCAGACATG ATACACTTTCTTTTCTAGATAAGCGTGGTCCTTTACCTCAGGGAGGACCACCTTCTGGTGCTCCAGGCTTTCCACCAAGAATAAATGGCCCACCACCACCAAGGCAAGGACCACCTCCAGTTGTTGGACCACCACCTAGAGGGGCTGGTCCACTAAATTTTGCTC AACTGGTCAGAGCATGTACTGACTACTTGGCTACAGCACCTCCAGGCACACTTCCACCTGTGACTGGACCACCACCTGGAATGCCCCCTCTACCACCTCGACCTGGTCAACCTGTTCCTCCTGGTAATAGGGGTCCTCCACCCAGATTAGAAGTACCACAGGTAAATATG CCTCCTAGGCTAGGTATTCCTCCTCCTCACTTGCGACCACCACCTCCGTTGGACACAAGAGCGCCTCCTCCTATGAGACCAGAATGGGAGCGACCACCTGGCCCAG CTCAACCCCCTCCTCCTggca CTACTTATCCTCCTGGAGGCCCCCTTCCCCCACAGCCAGTACCACCACCTGGATTGAGACCTCCACATATTGCTGCTCCAG GTTTGCCTCCTCCAACTATACCACCAGTCTCAACTGCACCACCACCAGGACATGTGCCTCCACCTGGGCACAATCCTTTCTTTCCTCCTCCTATTACTGGTCCTCCACCAACT GCAACTCACCCACCACCAGATCCATATGGAAGACCTCCTCCAACAGCTAACTATCAAGACACTTTGTATGCCAGGCCACCACCAGAAAG GCCATCGCGTTCTGAACTTAGAAAAACCCCAATCAG GCATGAGCCACCACCCCCTCAGCTGAGTGACCAAGAGTTTGAAGAAATATTTCAACGCAACAAAACAGTATCAAGCAGTGCTATCAATAGAGCTGTCCAGGATGCTAGCTCGG GTGACTTTCCCAGTGCTATAGAAACTTTAGTTACAGCCATCTCTCTAATTAAGCAGTCAAAAATAGCTGCAGATGACCGTTGTAAAATTCTCATCAGCTCGCTGCAAGATACACTTCATGGGATTGAAGAGAAATCCTATGGCTCTag GAGCAGTAGACGATCAAGATCAAGAGACCGGGAAAGGGATCGGGAAAGAATGGAAAAACGGTCCCGACATCGTTCACGTAGTAGGGAAAGAGACCCTCGAGAGTATAGAGAACGTTCTagggaaagagatagagagcGTGAACGACATTATGAAGATCGTCGTGAAAGGGAACGAGAGAGGGAGCGTAGCGAGAGAAGTGACAGAGgaggagaaagagatagagaacgaTCCGAAAGAGAACGTACTGACAGAGAACGTGCTGAACGGGAACgcagtgatagagagagagcagacagagaaagggtTGAACGGGAACGAACAGAACGTGAGAGGACAGACAGAGAGCGTGAATACAGTAGTCGGCGACACTAA
- the LOC106073493 gene encoding cleavage and polyadenylation specificity factor subunit 6-like isoform X6, protein MADGVDIDLYDNIEDEFSQDADFGGGGDLYDDVITASSTRSSAEPMDRSGSKTPSRSNSSSLPSSTSAATHTGKKHMLYIGNLTWWTTDQDLTDAMSSIGVSDLLEIKFYENRANGQSKGFALIIVGSEQSSRTIFDRLPRKELHGQIPQVSHFTKQALNQFEAQARKTGGGGPGDADRRDDRGPSGRDSSSNGNFRHDTLSFLDKRGPLPQGGPPSGAPGFPPRINGPPPPRQGPPPVVGPPPRGAGPLNFAQLVRACTDYLATAPPGTLPPVTGPPPGMPPLPPRPGQPVPPGNRGPPPRLEVPQVNMPPRLGIPPPHLRPPPPLDTRAPPPMRPEWERPPGPAQPPPPGTTYPPGGPLPPQPVPPPGLRPPHIAAPGLPPPTIPPVSTAPPPGHVPPPGHNPFFPPPITGPPPTATHPPPDPYGRPPPTANYQDTLYARPPPERHEPPPPQLSDQEFEEIFQRNKTVSSSAINRAVQDASSGDFPSAIETLVTAISLIKQSKIAADDRCKILISSLQDTLHGIEEKSYGSRSSRRSRSRDRERDRERMEKRSRHRSRSRERDPREYRERSRERDRERERHYEDRRERERERERSERSDRGGERDRERSERERTDRERAERERSDRERADRERVERERTERERTDREREYSSRRH, encoded by the exons GATGCAGATTTTGGTGGAGGAGGAGATTTGTATGATGATGTTATCACAGCATCATCAACACGTTCAAGTGCAGAG CCGATGGACAGATCTGGAAGTAAAACACCATCTCGATCTAACAGTTCATCCCTTCCCTCATCTACATCTGCAGCCACGCATACTGGAAAAAAACATATGCTTTACATTGGAAACTTAACATGG TGGACAACTGATCAAGATCTTACAGATGCTATGAGTTCTATAGGTGTATCTGATTTGTTGGAGATTAAATTTTATGAAAATAGAGCCAATGGACAATCTAAAGG aTTTGCCTTGATTATTGTGGGTTCTGAGCAGTCTTCAAGAACTATATTTGACAGACTTCCCCGTAAAGAACTTCATGGTCAGATTCCTCAAGTCAGCCACTTCACTAAACAAGCTCTCAATCAGTTTGAAGCACAGGCTCGCAAAACTGGAGGCGGTGGACCAGGAGATGCTGATCGCAGGGATGATCGAGGACCATCAGGTCGGGACTCATCTTCTAATGGAAATTTCAGACATG ATACACTTTCTTTTCTAGATAAGCGTGGTCCTTTACCTCAGGGAGGACCACCTTCTGGTGCTCCAGGCTTTCCACCAAGAATAAATGGCCCACCACCACCAAGGCAAGGACCACCTCCAGTTGTTGGACCACCACCTAGAGGGGCTGGTCCACTAAATTTTGCTC AACTGGTCAGAGCATGTACTGACTACTTGGCTACAGCACCTCCAGGCACACTTCCACCTGTGACTGGACCACCACCTGGAATGCCCCCTCTACCACCTCGACCTGGTCAACCTGTTCCTCCTGGTAATAGGGGTCCTCCACCCAGATTAGAAGTACCACAGGTAAATATG CCTCCTAGGCTAGGTATTCCTCCTCCTCACTTGCGACCACCACCTCCGTTGGACACAAGAGCGCCTCCTCCTATGAGACCAGAATGGGAGCGACCACCTGGCCCAG CTCAACCCCCTCCTCCTggca CTACTTATCCTCCTGGAGGCCCCCTTCCCCCACAGCCAGTACCACCACCTGGATTGAGACCTCCACATATTGCTGCTCCAG GTTTGCCTCCTCCAACTATACCACCAGTCTCAACTGCACCACCACCAGGACATGTGCCTCCACCTGGGCACAATCCTTTCTTTCCTCCTCCTATTACTGGTCCTCCACCAACT GCAACTCACCCACCACCAGATCCATATGGAAGACCTCCTCCAACAGCTAACTATCAAGACACTTTGTATGCCAGGCCACCACCAGAAAG GCATGAGCCACCACCCCCTCAGCTGAGTGACCAAGAGTTTGAAGAAATATTTCAACGCAACAAAACAGTATCAAGCAGTGCTATCAATAGAGCTGTCCAGGATGCTAGCTCGG GTGACTTTCCCAGTGCTATAGAAACTTTAGTTACAGCCATCTCTCTAATTAAGCAGTCAAAAATAGCTGCAGATGACCGTTGTAAAATTCTCATCAGCTCGCTGCAAGATACACTTCATGGGATTGAAGAGAAATCCTATGGCTCTag GAGCAGTAGACGATCAAGATCAAGAGACCGGGAAAGGGATCGGGAAAGAATGGAAAAACGGTCCCGACATCGTTCACGTAGTAGGGAAAGAGACCCTCGAGAGTATAGAGAACGTTCTagggaaagagatagagagcGTGAACGACATTATGAAGATCGTCGTGAAAGGGAACGAGAGAGGGAGCGTAGCGAGAGAAGTGACAGAGgaggagaaagagatagagaacgaTCCGAAAGAGAACGTACTGACAGAGAACGTGCTGAACGGGAACgcagtgatagagagagagcagacagagaaagggtTGAACGGGAACGAACAGAACGTGAGAGGACAGACAGAGAGCGTGAATACAGTAGTCGGCGACACTAA
- the LOC106073493 gene encoding cleavage and polyadenylation specificity factor subunit 6-like isoform X4, producing MADGVDIDLYDNIEDEFSQDADFGGGGDLYDDVITASSTRSSAEPMDRSGSKTPSRSNSSSLPSSTSAATHTGKKHMLYIGNLTWWTTDQDLTDAMSSIGVSDLLEIKFYENRANGQSKGFALIIVGSEQSSRTIFDRLPRKELHGQIPQVSHFTKQALNQFEAQARKTGGGGPGDADRRDDRGPSGRDSSSNGNFRHDTLSFLDKRGPLPQGGPPSGAPGFPPRINGPPPPRQGPPPVVGPPPRGAGPLNFAQLVRACTDYLATAPPGTLPPVTGPPPGMPPLPPRPGQPVPPGNRGPPPRLEVPQVNMPPRLGIPPPHLRPPPPLDTRAPPPMRPEWERPPGPATYPPGGPLPPQPVPPPGLRPPHIAAPGLPPPTIPPVSTAPPPGHVPPPGHNPFFPPPITGPPPTATHPPPDPYGRPPPTANYQDTLYARPPPERPSRSELRKTPIRHEPPPPQLSDQEFEEIFQRNKTVSSSAINRAVQDASSGDFPSAIETLVTAISLIKQSKIAADDRCKILISSLQDTLHGIEEKSYGSRSSRRSRSRDRERDRERMEKRSRHRSRSRERDPREYRERSRERDRERERHYEDRRERERERERSERSDRGGERDRERSERERTDRERAERERSDRERADRERVERERTERERTDREREYSSRRH from the exons GATGCAGATTTTGGTGGAGGAGGAGATTTGTATGATGATGTTATCACAGCATCATCAACACGTTCAAGTGCAGAG CCGATGGACAGATCTGGAAGTAAAACACCATCTCGATCTAACAGTTCATCCCTTCCCTCATCTACATCTGCAGCCACGCATACTGGAAAAAAACATATGCTTTACATTGGAAACTTAACATGG TGGACAACTGATCAAGATCTTACAGATGCTATGAGTTCTATAGGTGTATCTGATTTGTTGGAGATTAAATTTTATGAAAATAGAGCCAATGGACAATCTAAAGG aTTTGCCTTGATTATTGTGGGTTCTGAGCAGTCTTCAAGAACTATATTTGACAGACTTCCCCGTAAAGAACTTCATGGTCAGATTCCTCAAGTCAGCCACTTCACTAAACAAGCTCTCAATCAGTTTGAAGCACAGGCTCGCAAAACTGGAGGCGGTGGACCAGGAGATGCTGATCGCAGGGATGATCGAGGACCATCAGGTCGGGACTCATCTTCTAATGGAAATTTCAGACATG ATACACTTTCTTTTCTAGATAAGCGTGGTCCTTTACCTCAGGGAGGACCACCTTCTGGTGCTCCAGGCTTTCCACCAAGAATAAATGGCCCACCACCACCAAGGCAAGGACCACCTCCAGTTGTTGGACCACCACCTAGAGGGGCTGGTCCACTAAATTTTGCTC AACTGGTCAGAGCATGTACTGACTACTTGGCTACAGCACCTCCAGGCACACTTCCACCTGTGACTGGACCACCACCTGGAATGCCCCCTCTACCACCTCGACCTGGTCAACCTGTTCCTCCTGGTAATAGGGGTCCTCCACCCAGATTAGAAGTACCACAGGTAAATATG CCTCCTAGGCTAGGTATTCCTCCTCCTCACTTGCGACCACCACCTCCGTTGGACACAAGAGCGCCTCCTCCTATGAGACCAGAATGGGAGCGACCACCTGGCCCAG CTACTTATCCTCCTGGAGGCCCCCTTCCCCCACAGCCAGTACCACCACCTGGATTGAGACCTCCACATATTGCTGCTCCAG GTTTGCCTCCTCCAACTATACCACCAGTCTCAACTGCACCACCACCAGGACATGTGCCTCCACCTGGGCACAATCCTTTCTTTCCTCCTCCTATTACTGGTCCTCCACCAACT GCAACTCACCCACCACCAGATCCATATGGAAGACCTCCTCCAACAGCTAACTATCAAGACACTTTGTATGCCAGGCCACCACCAGAAAG GCCATCGCGTTCTGAACTTAGAAAAACCCCAATCAG GCATGAGCCACCACCCCCTCAGCTGAGTGACCAAGAGTTTGAAGAAATATTTCAACGCAACAAAACAGTATCAAGCAGTGCTATCAATAGAGCTGTCCAGGATGCTAGCTCGG GTGACTTTCCCAGTGCTATAGAAACTTTAGTTACAGCCATCTCTCTAATTAAGCAGTCAAAAATAGCTGCAGATGACCGTTGTAAAATTCTCATCAGCTCGCTGCAAGATACACTTCATGGGATTGAAGAGAAATCCTATGGCTCTag GAGCAGTAGACGATCAAGATCAAGAGACCGGGAAAGGGATCGGGAAAGAATGGAAAAACGGTCCCGACATCGTTCACGTAGTAGGGAAAGAGACCCTCGAGAGTATAGAGAACGTTCTagggaaagagatagagagcGTGAACGACATTATGAAGATCGTCGTGAAAGGGAACGAGAGAGGGAGCGTAGCGAGAGAAGTGACAGAGgaggagaaagagatagagaacgaTCCGAAAGAGAACGTACTGACAGAGAACGTGCTGAACGGGAACgcagtgatagagagagagcagacagagaaagggtTGAACGGGAACGAACAGAACGTGAGAGGACAGACAGAGAGCGTGAATACAGTAGTCGGCGACACTAA
- the LOC106073493 gene encoding cleavage and polyadenylation specificity factor subunit 6-like isoform X2: MADGVDIDLYDNIEDEFSQDADFGGGGDLYDDVITASSTRSSAEPMDRSGSKTPSRSNSSSLPSSTSAATHTGKKHMLYIGNLTWWTTDQDLTDAMSSIGVSDLLEIKFYENRANGQSKGFALIIVGSEQSSRTIFDRLPRKELHGQIPQVSHFTKQALNQFEAQARKTGGGGPGDADRRDDRGPSGRDSSSNGNFRHDTLSFLDKRGPLPQGGPPSGAPGFPPRINGPPPPRQGPPPVVGPPPRGAGPLNFAQLVRACTDYLATAPPGTLPPVTGPPPGMPPLPPRPGQPVPPGNRGPPPRLEVPQPPRLGIPPPHLRPPPPLDTRAPPPMRPEWERPPGPAQPPPPGTTYPPGGPLPPQPVPPPGLRPPHIAAPGLPPPTIPPVSTAPPPGHVPPPGHNPFFPPPITGPPPTATHPPPDPYGRPPPTANYQDTLYARPPPERPSRSELRKTPIRHEPPPPQLSDQEFEEIFQRNKTVSSSAINRAVQDASSGDFPSAIETLVTAISLIKQSKIAADDRCKILISSLQDTLHGIEEKSYGSRSSRRSRSRDRERDRERMEKRSRHRSRSRERDPREYRERSRERDRERERHYEDRRERERERERSERSDRGGERDRERSERERTDRERAERERSDRERADRERVERERTERERTDREREYSSRRH; encoded by the exons GATGCAGATTTTGGTGGAGGAGGAGATTTGTATGATGATGTTATCACAGCATCATCAACACGTTCAAGTGCAGAG CCGATGGACAGATCTGGAAGTAAAACACCATCTCGATCTAACAGTTCATCCCTTCCCTCATCTACATCTGCAGCCACGCATACTGGAAAAAAACATATGCTTTACATTGGAAACTTAACATGG TGGACAACTGATCAAGATCTTACAGATGCTATGAGTTCTATAGGTGTATCTGATTTGTTGGAGATTAAATTTTATGAAAATAGAGCCAATGGACAATCTAAAGG aTTTGCCTTGATTATTGTGGGTTCTGAGCAGTCTTCAAGAACTATATTTGACAGACTTCCCCGTAAAGAACTTCATGGTCAGATTCCTCAAGTCAGCCACTTCACTAAACAAGCTCTCAATCAGTTTGAAGCACAGGCTCGCAAAACTGGAGGCGGTGGACCAGGAGATGCTGATCGCAGGGATGATCGAGGACCATCAGGTCGGGACTCATCTTCTAATGGAAATTTCAGACATG ATACACTTTCTTTTCTAGATAAGCGTGGTCCTTTACCTCAGGGAGGACCACCTTCTGGTGCTCCAGGCTTTCCACCAAGAATAAATGGCCCACCACCACCAAGGCAAGGACCACCTCCAGTTGTTGGACCACCACCTAGAGGGGCTGGTCCACTAAATTTTGCTC AACTGGTCAGAGCATGTACTGACTACTTGGCTACAGCACCTCCAGGCACACTTCCACCTGTGACTGGACCACCACCTGGAATGCCCCCTCTACCACCTCGACCTGGTCAACCTGTTCCTCCTGGTAATAGGGGTCCTCCACCCAGATTAGAAGTACCACAG CCTCCTAGGCTAGGTATTCCTCCTCCTCACTTGCGACCACCACCTCCGTTGGACACAAGAGCGCCTCCTCCTATGAGACCAGAATGGGAGCGACCACCTGGCCCAG CTCAACCCCCTCCTCCTggca CTACTTATCCTCCTGGAGGCCCCCTTCCCCCACAGCCAGTACCACCACCTGGATTGAGACCTCCACATATTGCTGCTCCAG GTTTGCCTCCTCCAACTATACCACCAGTCTCAACTGCACCACCACCAGGACATGTGCCTCCACCTGGGCACAATCCTTTCTTTCCTCCTCCTATTACTGGTCCTCCACCAACT GCAACTCACCCACCACCAGATCCATATGGAAGACCTCCTCCAACAGCTAACTATCAAGACACTTTGTATGCCAGGCCACCACCAGAAAG GCCATCGCGTTCTGAACTTAGAAAAACCCCAATCAG GCATGAGCCACCACCCCCTCAGCTGAGTGACCAAGAGTTTGAAGAAATATTTCAACGCAACAAAACAGTATCAAGCAGTGCTATCAATAGAGCTGTCCAGGATGCTAGCTCGG GTGACTTTCCCAGTGCTATAGAAACTTTAGTTACAGCCATCTCTCTAATTAAGCAGTCAAAAATAGCTGCAGATGACCGTTGTAAAATTCTCATCAGCTCGCTGCAAGATACACTTCATGGGATTGAAGAGAAATCCTATGGCTCTag GAGCAGTAGACGATCAAGATCAAGAGACCGGGAAAGGGATCGGGAAAGAATGGAAAAACGGTCCCGACATCGTTCACGTAGTAGGGAAAGAGACCCTCGAGAGTATAGAGAACGTTCTagggaaagagatagagagcGTGAACGACATTATGAAGATCGTCGTGAAAGGGAACGAGAGAGGGAGCGTAGCGAGAGAAGTGACAGAGgaggagaaagagatagagaacgaTCCGAAAGAGAACGTACTGACAGAGAACGTGCTGAACGGGAACgcagtgatagagagagagcagacagagaaagggtTGAACGGGAACGAACAGAACGTGAGAGGACAGACAGAGAGCGTGAATACAGTAGTCGGCGACACTAA
- the LOC106073493 gene encoding cleavage and polyadenylation specificity factor subunit 6-like isoform X5 yields the protein MADGVDIDLYDNIEDEFSQDADFGGGGDLYDDVITASSTRSSAEPMDRSGSKTPSRSNSSSLPSSTSAATHTGKKHMLYIGNLTWWTTDQDLTDAMSSIGVSDLLEIKFYENRANGQSKGFALIIVGSEQSSRTIFDRLPRKELHGQIPQVSHFTKQALNQFEAQARKTGGGGPGDADRRDDRGPSGRDSSSNGNFRHDTLSFLDKRGPLPQGGPPSGAPGFPPRINGPPPPRQGPPPVVGPPPRGAGPLNFAQLVRACTDYLATAPPGTLPPVTGPPPGMPPLPPRPGQPVPPGNRGPPPRLEVPQPPRLGIPPPHLRPPPPLDTRAPPPMRPEWERPPGPATYPPGGPLPPQPVPPPGLRPPHIAAPGLPPPTIPPVSTAPPPGHVPPPGHNPFFPPPITGPPPTATHPPPDPYGRPPPTANYQDTLYARPPPERPSRSELRKTPIRHEPPPPQLSDQEFEEIFQRNKTVSSSAINRAVQDASSGDFPSAIETLVTAISLIKQSKIAADDRCKILISSLQDTLHGIEEKSYGSRSSRRSRSRDRERDRERMEKRSRHRSRSRERDPREYRERSRERDRERERHYEDRRERERERERSERSDRGGERDRERSERERTDRERAERERSDRERADRERVERERTERERTDREREYSSRRH from the exons GATGCAGATTTTGGTGGAGGAGGAGATTTGTATGATGATGTTATCACAGCATCATCAACACGTTCAAGTGCAGAG CCGATGGACAGATCTGGAAGTAAAACACCATCTCGATCTAACAGTTCATCCCTTCCCTCATCTACATCTGCAGCCACGCATACTGGAAAAAAACATATGCTTTACATTGGAAACTTAACATGG TGGACAACTGATCAAGATCTTACAGATGCTATGAGTTCTATAGGTGTATCTGATTTGTTGGAGATTAAATTTTATGAAAATAGAGCCAATGGACAATCTAAAGG aTTTGCCTTGATTATTGTGGGTTCTGAGCAGTCTTCAAGAACTATATTTGACAGACTTCCCCGTAAAGAACTTCATGGTCAGATTCCTCAAGTCAGCCACTTCACTAAACAAGCTCTCAATCAGTTTGAAGCACAGGCTCGCAAAACTGGAGGCGGTGGACCAGGAGATGCTGATCGCAGGGATGATCGAGGACCATCAGGTCGGGACTCATCTTCTAATGGAAATTTCAGACATG ATACACTTTCTTTTCTAGATAAGCGTGGTCCTTTACCTCAGGGAGGACCACCTTCTGGTGCTCCAGGCTTTCCACCAAGAATAAATGGCCCACCACCACCAAGGCAAGGACCACCTCCAGTTGTTGGACCACCACCTAGAGGGGCTGGTCCACTAAATTTTGCTC AACTGGTCAGAGCATGTACTGACTACTTGGCTACAGCACCTCCAGGCACACTTCCACCTGTGACTGGACCACCACCTGGAATGCCCCCTCTACCACCTCGACCTGGTCAACCTGTTCCTCCTGGTAATAGGGGTCCTCCACCCAGATTAGAAGTACCACAG CCTCCTAGGCTAGGTATTCCTCCTCCTCACTTGCGACCACCACCTCCGTTGGACACAAGAGCGCCTCCTCCTATGAGACCAGAATGGGAGCGACCACCTGGCCCAG CTACTTATCCTCCTGGAGGCCCCCTTCCCCCACAGCCAGTACCACCACCTGGATTGAGACCTCCACATATTGCTGCTCCAG GTTTGCCTCCTCCAACTATACCACCAGTCTCAACTGCACCACCACCAGGACATGTGCCTCCACCTGGGCACAATCCTTTCTTTCCTCCTCCTATTACTGGTCCTCCACCAACT GCAACTCACCCACCACCAGATCCATATGGAAGACCTCCTCCAACAGCTAACTATCAAGACACTTTGTATGCCAGGCCACCACCAGAAAG GCCATCGCGTTCTGAACTTAGAAAAACCCCAATCAG GCATGAGCCACCACCCCCTCAGCTGAGTGACCAAGAGTTTGAAGAAATATTTCAACGCAACAAAACAGTATCAAGCAGTGCTATCAATAGAGCTGTCCAGGATGCTAGCTCGG GTGACTTTCCCAGTGCTATAGAAACTTTAGTTACAGCCATCTCTCTAATTAAGCAGTCAAAAATAGCTGCAGATGACCGTTGTAAAATTCTCATCAGCTCGCTGCAAGATACACTTCATGGGATTGAAGAGAAATCCTATGGCTCTag GAGCAGTAGACGATCAAGATCAAGAGACCGGGAAAGGGATCGGGAAAGAATGGAAAAACGGTCCCGACATCGTTCACGTAGTAGGGAAAGAGACCCTCGAGAGTATAGAGAACGTTCTagggaaagagatagagagcGTGAACGACATTATGAAGATCGTCGTGAAAGGGAACGAGAGAGGGAGCGTAGCGAGAGAAGTGACAGAGgaggagaaagagatagagaacgaTCCGAAAGAGAACGTACTGACAGAGAACGTGCTGAACGGGAACgcagtgatagagagagagcagacagagaaagggtTGAACGGGAACGAACAGAACGTGAGAGGACAGACAGAGAGCGTGAATACAGTAGTCGGCGACACTAA